A single genomic interval of Primulina huaijiensis isolate GDHJ02 chromosome 7, ASM1229523v2, whole genome shotgun sequence harbors:
- the LOC140980632 gene encoding formin-like protein 4 — MAVKSQPCKIICSIILLIVSSIPRSLSQSTSPQNIQTCYPTSTPPPPPPPPPLPTLQPPYPPRSSSTRAAVGRAIGVTAAATLVCSGLLFFLLLRYSNRRRVRDNSTVSPNPTISAPVNHADNFSRFNGNLKGVIVDENGLDVLYWRNLESGEKRTSFNKQYYKLKDEQKEEDKRTGSEKERKNEAPLQEIPLLRGKSSTSQSLVWGEKEERITIKAPTLSSGIASKAENIQDSSVPIAKNVPETPEESAAATPKIVLASAAIPKGKMPAPTPPPSIPPPPPPPPPTPGKGPAPPPTPPPIPSNKGHAPPPPPRSSSVSSASSLPATKGMIGKRASSEGEGTSSHGSGQVKLKPLHWDKVNPDVKHSMVWDNIDKGSFKFDGDMMEALFGYVATNRKSPRGDGTSFTSKQDKSSAARQIFILDTRKSQNTAIVIKSLGITSEDIISVLLEGRGLNTDTLEKLVKVAPTDEEMSGILEFNGDPARLADAEFFLYHLLQAVPSAFTRFNAMLYKSTYDVEVSHITGYLQTLESACKELRTRGLFLKLLEAVLKAGNRLNAGTSRGNAQAFNLTALRKLSDVRSVDGKTTLLQFVIQEVVRAEGKRCVLNRNQSMNRTNSRSSKAESQKTDKLLSKDDREREYMMLGLPIVGGLSAEFSNVKKSAALDYDLLVKAVSSLAEQLVETRKVLAQCSDNGGFTQEMEGFLDAAELEIQVVKEEQTRVVELVNKTTDYYQAGLSKEKGTNILQLFVIVKDFLGMVDQVCVEIARNAQKKNPVPSSSPSVAGSSSAGSPRVFRFPKLPANFMSEDSKSKSSDSDNDSEGRHEFQFCTEAKKN; from the exons ATGGCTGTGAAATCTCAGCCATGTAAAATTATATGTTCAATCATTCTTTTGATCGTTTCTTCAATCCCGCGGTCTCTTTCTCAATCAACTTCTCCACAGAATATTCAGACTTGCTACCCAACTTCtactcctcctcctcctccgccgccgccgccgcttcCAACACTGCAGCCACCGTATCCGCCGAGAAGTTCATCGACCAGAGCGGCAGTGGGGAGAGCCATTGGTGTGACAGCTGCAGCCACTCTGGTTTGTTCCGGGCTgctattttttcttcttctaagGTACTCAAACCGGAGGAGGGTCAGGGATAATTCCACTGTTAGTCCAAATCCAACGATTAGTGCTCCGGTGAATCATGCCGATAATTTTAGCCGATTCAACGGTAATCTTAAAGGGGTAATTGTGGATGAAAATGGGTTGGATGTGCTGTATTGGAGGAACTTGGAGAGCGGGGAGAAGAGGACTAGTTTCAATAAACAGTATTATAAGTTGAAAGATGAGCAGAAAGAAGAAGACAAGAGAACTGGCAGTGAGAAAGAGAGGAAAAATGAGGCACCTTTGCAAGAAATTCCGTTGCTTAGGGGGAAATCTTCAACCTCTCAGAGTCTTGTTTGGggagaaaaagaagagagaatcACAATTAAAGCACCGACCCTTTCATCTGGAATTGCTTCTAAGGCTGAGAATATTCAAGATTCATCGGTTCCAATAGCAAAAAACGTACCTGAGACGCCGGAGGAATCAGCAGCAGCCACACCAAAGATAGTTTTAGCTTCTGCAGCGATTCCTAAAGGAAAAATGCCCGCGCCAACGCCTCCGCCATCAATTCCACCGCCACCGCCACCGCCACCGCCAACGCCAGGAAAAGGGCCTGCACCACCACCAACACCACCACCAATCCCATCAAATAAAGGCCATGCTCCACCACCGCCACCGCGGTCTAGCAGTGTTTCTTCAGCTTCGTCTTTGCCAGCAACGAAGGGGATGATAGGTAAACGCGCGTCCTCTGAGGGAGAAGGGACTTCTAGCCATGGGAGTGGACAGGTGAAACTCAAGCCATTGCATTGGGATAAGGTGAATCCGGATGTTAAGCATTCAATGGTGTGGGATAATATCGACAAGGGATCTTTCAA GTTTGATGGTGATATGATGGAAGCTCTCTTTGGATATGTGGCAACGAACCGAAAATCCCCTAGAGGGGATGGTACATCGTTTACTTCAAAGCAGGATAAATCAAGTGCTGCGCGACAAATTTTCATTCTTGACACAAGAAAATCACAGAACACGGCAATAGTGATCAAGTCTCTAGGCATTACTAGTGAAGATATAATCAGTGTATTACTCGAGGGACGAGGTCTGAATACCGATACATTAGAAAAGCTTGTAAAAGTTGCTCCAACGGATGAGGAAATGTCCGGAATTCTTGAATTTAATGGTGATCCCGCACGTCTTGCTGATGCCGAATTTTTCCTATATCATCTCCTTCAGGCTGTTCCATCGGCATTTACTCGTTTCAATGCAATGCTGTATAAGTCAACGTATGATGTAGAGGTTTCACATATCACAGGATACTTGCAAACACTGGAATCAGCTTGTAAGGAGCTTAGAACTCGAGGGCTCTTCTTGAAACTTTTAGAAGCCGTGCTTAAAGCAGGAAATCGATTGAATGCAGGCACATCAAGAGGAAATGCTCAAGCTTTTAATCTTACAGCTTTGAGAAAACTATCTGATGTCAGAAGTGTGGATGGAAAAACAACACTTCTTCAGTTTGTCATTCAAGAAGTGGTTCGAGCAGAAGGTAAACGATGCGTGCTTAACAGAAATCAGAGCATGAATAGGACTAATAGCCGTAGCAGCAAAGCTGAGAGTCAAAAAACTGATAAATTATTATCAAAAGATGACAGGGAGAGGGAATATATGATGCTTGGTTTACCAATAGTCGGTGGCCTGAGCGCTGAGTTCTCCAATGTTAAAAAATCAGCAGCATTAGACTATGATCTTCTTGTTAAAGCAGTCTCATCATTGGCAGAACAATTGGTGGAAACTCGAAAAGTCCTGGCACAATGTAGCGATAATGGAGGATTCACCCAAGAAATGGAGGGTTTCCTTGATGCAGCTGAATTGGAGATACAAGTGGTTAAAGAAGAGCAGACAAGAGTAGTAGAGCTTGTGAACAAAACAACAGATTACTATCAAGCAGGATTGTCAAAAGAGAAAGGGACAAATATACTTCAATTATTTGTCATTGTGAAAGATTTTCTCGGAATGGTCGATCAAGTTTGTGTAGAAATCGCTAGAAATGCGCAGAAAAAGAATCCTGTACCATCGTCTTCTCCTTCCGTGGCAGGATCATCGTCCGCGGGATCCCCTAGAGTGTTTAGATTCCCTAAATTGCCGGCGAATTTCATGTCAGAGGATTCAAAGAGCAAATCCAGTGATTCGGATAATGATTCTGAGGGTAGGCATGAATTTCAGTTTTGTACAGAAGCGAAAAAGaattga
- the LOC140980633 gene encoding protein WVD2-like 7: protein MGESLVEAPAIGKKMGEPDAGLGVSVSFGRFRDDTLSWEKWSHFSQNKYLEEAGNLSTPGLVAQKKAYFEAHYKKVAAQRAMELEQEKFAEDADRSSEETIIEGVLENSSGIENKSVACNGEKSEVEIGSETRGAFLTNVVIDDEKAMELEQEKVVENAGRSSEEPIKEEVLGNSSGVDDKSVICNGEKSEEEIGSETRGAFSTNVVIDDEKAMKLEQEKVVEDAGPSSEEPIKEEVLGNSSGIDDKFVRCNGEKSEEEIGREVCGTFSRNVMIDDEVKDDDSGSMKGVKQGACADCFVDEIDLGEENKDSVLQINEEALCGNGNIFESNAGEEGTLVAVETPRNNFPIIVETPPESKDSREQPTVLEKQSSKSNARYIARKATTAKRTTDKIASPVVRTPQASIPRYSRPTSVHLTKSVPHVSKKKESESSLPKIKNFPLEEGKPVILGDQDIIKRATGINQNRFKGSPSSGKCSSLKQASSETCEAKISTFPTPSNENKGLQKSSAPHRKNASPFLRSDERAEKRKEFLKNLKAKSITRERENAQLRTKSKEEKESEIKKLRQSLNFKATPMPSFYQTRGKGHSQKEGVLDNKICHRPSCVQ from the exons ATGGGTGAATCCTTGGTGGAAGCACCGGCTATAGGAAAGAAG ATGGGTGAGCCTGATGCTGGACTGGGAGTTTCGGTTTCGTTTGGTAGATTTCGGGATGACACACTTTCTTGGGAGAAATGGTCGCATTTCTCACAGAATAAGTATTTGGAGGAAGCTGGGAATTTGTCAACTCCTGGTTTGGTAGCGCAGAAGAAGGCATACTTTGAAGCCCATTACAAAAAAGTTGCTGCTCAGAGAGCTATGGAATTGGAGCAGGAGAAGTTTGCGGAGGATGCTGATCGAAGCTCGGAGGAGACGATCATCGAAGGGGTTCTTGAAAATTCATCTGGGATTGAAAATAAGTCTGTTGCATGTAATGGTGAGAAATCAGAAGTAGAAATTGGAAGTGAGACCCGTGGAGCTTTTTTGACTAATGTAGTTATCGATGATGAGAAAGCTATGGAATTAGAGCAGGAGAAGGTGGTGGAGAATGCTGGTCGAAGCTCGGAGGAGCCGATCaaggaagaagttcttggaaattCATCTGGGGTTGATGATAAGTCTGTAATATGTAATGGCGagaaatcagaagaagaaattgGAAGTGAGACCCGTGGAGCTTTTTCGACGAATGTAGTTATTGATGATGAGAAAGCTATGAAATTAGAGCAAGAGAAGGTGGTGGAGGATGCTGGTCCAAGCTCGGAGGAGCCGATCAAGGAAGAGGTTCTTGGAAATTCATCTGGGATTGATGATAAGTTTGTCAGATGTAATGGTGAGAAATCAGAAGAGGAAATTGGACGTGAGGTATGTGGGACTTTTTCGAGGAATGTAATGATCGATGATGAGGTGAAAGATGATGATTCTGGATCGATGAAAGGGGTGAAGCAGGGAGCTTGTGCAGATTGTTTCGTAGATGAGATTGATTTAGGGGAGGAAAACAAGGATAGTGTTCTTCAGATAAACGAGGAAGCGTTGTGTGGTAATGGAAACATTTTCGAATCAAATGCCGGAGAAGAAGGGACGTTGGTTGCGGTGGAGACTCCTAGAAATAACTTTCCGATAATCGTGGAAACACCTCCTGAGAGTAAAGATAGCAGAGAACAACCAACTGTATTGGAAAAGCAAAGTTCAAAGTCGAATGCTCGATATATAGCTCGAAAG GCAACTACTGCTAAAAGGACAACGGATAAAATTGCCTCACCGGTTGTCCGAACTCCTCAAGCTTCAATTCCCCGATATTCTAGGCCAACATCAGTTCACTTGACAAAATCTGTTCCCCACGTCTCCAAAAAGAAGGAGAGCGAGTCATCATTGCCAAAGATCAAGAATTTTCCACTGGAAGAAGGCAAGCCTGTGATATTGGGGGATCAAGATATCATCAAACGAGCAACTGGGATTAATCAGAATCGTTTCAAAGGATCGCCATCAAGTGGAAAGTGCAGTTCATTAAAGCAG GCGTCATCCGAAACCTGTGAGGCAAAGATCTCCACGTTTCCCACACCTAGTAATGAGAATAAAGG ATTGCAAAAAAGTTCAGCACCACATCGAAAAAACGCATCGCCTTTCTTGAGAAGTGATGAAAGAGCTGAGAAGCGTAAAGAG TTTTTGAAGAATTTGAAGGCAAAATCAATCACCAGAGAGAGAGAAAATGCACAACTTAGAACAAAATCTAAG GAAGAAAAGGAATCTGAAATCAAGAAACTGAGACAAAGTCTCAACTTCAAGGCCACACCTATGCCTTCTTTTTATCAGACTCGAGGAAAGGGTCATTCACAAAAG GAGGGTGTTCTGGACAATAAGATTTGTCATCGCCCGTCCTGTGTCCAATAG
- the LOC140981481 gene encoding pyruvate dehydrogenase E1 component subunit alpha, mitochondrial-like, whose translation MSQLTHRAPTHLKPLFAALFATRHLTSASTSPITVETSLPFTGHKIDPPSRSVETTPQELLTFFHDMALMRRMEIAADSLYKAKLIRGFCHLYDGQEAVSVGMEAAITRKDCIITAYRDHCLFLSRGGTLLESFSELMGRKDGCSKGKGGSMHFYKKSGGFYGGHGIVGAQVPLGCGLAFAQKYNKDESVTFAMYGDGAANQGQLFEALNMAALWDLPAILVCENNHYGMGTAEWRAAKSPAYYKRGDYVPGLKVDGMDALAVKQACRFAKEHVLKNGPIILEMDTYRYHGHSMSDPGSTYRTRDEISGVRQERDPIERIRKLILSHDIATEKELKDTEKEVRKEVDEAIAKAKESPLPDSSELFTNIYVKGLGAEVFGVDRKELRAVLP comes from the exons ATGTCTCAGCTAACTCACCGAGCTCCCACCCACCTCAAACCACTATTCGCCGCCCTCTTCGCCACACGCCACCTTACCTCCGCCTCCACCTCCCCAATCACCGTCGAAACATCCCTCCCTTTCACCGGCCATAAGATCGACCCCCCCTCACGTTCCGTGGAGACCACCCCACAAGAACTGCTGACCTTCTTCCACGACATGGCCTTGATGCGGCGTATGGAAATAGCCGCAGATTCGCTCTACAAGGCCAAATTAATCCGCGGATTCTGCCATCTCTACGACGGACAGGAAGCCGTATCCGTGGGAATGGAGGCCGCTATCACTAGGAAGGATTGCATAATCACTGCTTATAGAGATCACTGTCTCTTTCTCTCCCGTGGGGGGACGCTACTGGAGTCGTTCTCGGAGCTTATGGGGAGAAAAGATGGGTGTTCGAAGGGGAAAGGGGGTTCGATGCATTTCTATAAGAAGTCTGGGGGGTTTTACGGAGGGCATGGAATTGTTGGGGCCCAGGTACCTTTGGGTTGCGGATTGGCTTTTGCGCAGAAGTATAACAAGGATGAGAGTGTGACATTTGCTATGTATGGTGATGGAGCTGCGAATCAGGGGCAGTTATTCGAGGCGTTGAATATGGCTGCTTTGTGGGATCTGCCTGCAATTTTGGTTTGCGAGAATAATCACT ATGGAATGGGCACAGCAGAATGGAGAGCAGCAAAGAGCCCTGCTTATTACAAGAGAGGGGATTATGTTCCTGGGTTGAAG GTAGATGGTATGGATGCTCTTGCAGTCAAACAGGCGTGCAGGTTCGCTAAGGAGCATGTCTTAAAGAATGGACCAATT ATCCTTGAAATGGACACTTACAGGTATCATGGGCATTCTATGTCTGATCCTGGGAGCACTTATCGTACCCGTGACGAGATTTCTGGAGTTAGACAG GAGCGTGATCCTATCGAAAGAATCAGAAAGCTTATACTATCTCATGACATAGCCACTGAAAAAGAACTGAAG GACACAGAGAAAGAGGTAAGAAAAGAGGTTGACGAAGCCATTGCTAAAGCTAAG GAGAGTCCTTTGCCTGATTCTTCAGAGCTCTTTACTAATATTTATGTGAAAGGCTTGGGAGCTGAG GTATTTGGAGTGGATCGAAAAGAATTGAGAGCCGTGCTTCCATGA